Below is a genomic region from Haliotis asinina isolate JCU_RB_2024 chromosome 14, JCU_Hal_asi_v2, whole genome shotgun sequence.
GTTGTTTGGGAAACTAAAAGTGAAGAATTTGAAACCGTAGAATGACAAATGATGTGTAAGGaaacgaaataggatttaaTAAAGGCAATGTCATTCATAACTACATCTGTATCATGAGCTAAAAGTAAAAAGCTCTGCTAATATAGCGGTAATCTACAAATATCGGGGTTTCTTGATATTATGTATCAAGTGTCCAAGGGAGCGTCCAGAAGCGTCACCTAGTGTCGGTGTGGGAACAAATTGATACGGAGACTGGTATGGACATCAGGATCGATCACCCCGGATTACTGGGCTGATGTTGAATAAGTAACTGGCCACAGGATCCGGTCATCTTGTGTTCATTCCACCGTCATCTATTGATCCCAAATCTGGAAAATGTGCATAATTTATCATCACCGTCGAGATAATATTGAATTCTGTGTGACGGCAGAGGCTTGATGGTGTCGGTGTTGTGGGGAGGTCTCAGTGACTTCTTCACCGGTCATCTACATGCCCCATAGAGCTAACACAACTTGTACGTAAAGTAAGCTGAGGGTTATGTCTCTTAGGAAAATGTTACATGGCGATAGTAGGATTCATATGAAATCATGAGCGTGTCGAATGGATCAGGGCAACACCTGGCACCTCCAAATAAGGTTTCATTTTAATGGTCCAGTAATGGGGAGAGAGAGAAGTGAGGACGGGAGGTGGAGACAGGTAAAGACTGAGTTCGGAGAGGGAAGGAGAATAAGAGTTCGCACAGAGGAGAGGTTGAAAATTTAGAGGGAAAAGGAAGGGAGAGCTCTAATAGAGAAGTGGAAGAGGGAGTGacggggagggggggggggagagaaaAGAGAGAATTCGCACTGAAGACAGGTTGAGAAAGAGGGAGGTGGGGAGGGGAGCATTCCCATAGAGGAGAGGTTGAAAGGTGGAGAGAAATAGATACCATGTTTATACCTCCGTGTCTACCAACCCGTCATGTATTTCATTCATGCCAAGCACTATCATGGCTGAACTCCGCCCACCTCCAAGGGTGCAGGAGCAATCATGTTACTACATGTAGAAAGAATGAATTCGTGGAAATAAATTCAGTGCACAAAGACCAATAATTACTTACTGTTGTATTAATATAATTATGTACTTAAGTCAGGTACAAATGCACAAGCCGGCAGGTTCTTGGTCACGGTCAGTTAAACAATCTTCAGTCACTGAATTGTATTAGAGGATTATTGTAACACGCTCTGTGTGCGGTACTATTGAACGGGGTTTGAGGGCTGTTACTGTTTCTGCCTGTATGTAACAAGACAACGTTGCACAATGTACCGTGAACGAACAGACTAAACGTAATCAACTTTCGAACTTACCTCTGCCCCGCATGTTGGAATACATGTGCAAATGTAAAGTTGGTTTAAAAAGTCGAAAATACTGGAAAAAACCCTTCCGAACATGGAATGGACACAAAGAAATAACAAAATCTGTCATCATTGTGTTGCATGTTGTGCAAAGCAATGAAAGACTTAACAAAGTAATAATACTATATAATTTGCGTCTAAAAAGCTACGAGattattttatgtatttcaatatcataaaatgttattaaaagAATATTAGATTTGGGGCTATTCATAAAGACTCAGTGATTATACCAGACTTCACgtctgtttttacattgtatgaaTATGGCTGGGTAGCGAAGCGACAGGAGACTGAAGAACTGATATACAGCCAATACCctattatatactgaacagcaaaagaaacgaaactctggctttttgtcaagtttttaaattgaAGACTTAAACatgaatttttattttatgagatttcatttttggggAAActagcgtttcttttgctgttcagcatatttAGATCACTATATAAAGGATAACTGGTCAGAACATGTAGATCATTCTCAATGGAGGCACTGTTTCGTCACGATGTGACTCAGATATTGCTGATGCAATGTTAAATGATAACTCGCTCAGTGTTACAATTATACAGTGATTATACATTAAGAGTGttagatatatttgaaaaaatattgttcCAAGATTTGGCGACTCTGTTAAGCACATATCACTTTGTTTGAACGAGAAAGGTGAATTCAAATGTTCGCGCGGATTCTTTCACCGCATAAGTACAAAGTGTACTTCCTTGTGTCGCCTACTGTACTATTGCTTAACTATTGACAAAAGCGACGCAAAAACTCATATTTTAAGAGCATTTACTCTGATCAGGATCATATTATTCAGAAGTAAACAGCCAGTGATCTATTACGTTTTTGCGCAATTCTGTTGAAATTCGCAATTTCGCAATTCATGTCACTTTTCTCACCAACGGTGCTCCTGATATCGATCACTAGATTGACTGCAGACCGCCGCCCTATGGCTGTTATGccgctgagtgtggcgttaaacgaCAAATAAAGTCGGGGTCTTCACGGATCAATCTGCTGTCCAAGAGCTGTTACGTAAGGCTGATAACGAGATTGAAATTGATTTATCTAGAACAGCGACATCAGCTGTCACACGCTGTTTTGCCTCTGCTGGGTGACACTCCGCAAGCCAGAACAGTACAAAAAACACTATAACTAGTTTCAAACGTCACGGGTCTCACATAATGGCCGCTGAGTAATATCGGATTAAATTTCCATGAAAAGCCCATACCTTATGAAGTGGAACGGCGTTACTGTGCATTCTGTACATAAGACTGCCAACAATTGATTTTGACGTGGTGATCACTCTGCCCGGAACACGTGACTTGAGGAAGCCAATGGGAGTACAGTCAGATCGTGAGAACAAACCCCGTCGTTAATCAAGTCCCCGTTTACCCGGTAGGTACTAATTAAACTGCCTTTCTCTTCTTCTTTCACGCATCCTAGACCAGGTAACTAAGGGACTGTTTTTATCCACACCTACGGGACTAGGGATTCGGGTTTATGCCACAACGCTTGGGCTCTTGTCAGAGGAAGGACGTGCTTCGATTCCGGTGAACAGATTTACTTTGTaattgtttggtttgtattgtaCATACGTAGCACTTTGTGTATCAAGACTTCCAAAACAAGGAACAGTATTTTGGATAATTTGTGTTTCATCCAAGAGAGAGTGCACGACAATGTGACCTTCTACCACCGTGAGtttttcccattttcataacactttgtaaatacattttcGCAAGGAGGCGAGAGACTTTGAACAAGTGACGCAGTCCAGTAAATCGGATTAAGAGTGGAAGAAAAATGGGTTTTCTTTGCTGTGGAAGCTATCTTGAAAAAATGCATATTGCATTTGCCGTTCTGTTTATCGTGCTCGTTAACCACGCTGTGCGTACTAAACAGTCATCATCAGTTTCTGGTATATCAATGACTATGAGTGACATGTCTACTGTGGCATCAGCCAGTGTCGGTATGTCAATGACGTATTCAACAGAATCGACATATAGTAGCGTTGACACGAGTAGCGTTTCAGGAATATATCCAAGTGAAACGTCAAGTTATGGCATGGAAGGTTCAAGCACCGCAAGCATGTGGGGATCAACGGAAACGATGTCAGGTTTGCCTCAGAACTCAATGCCCACAATGTCTCCTGGATATTCAGCACCCCCTGTTGACCCCACAATGATGTCTTGTATGTCATACCAAAGCTCAATGTCAAATGACCCCACAATGATGTCTTGTATGTCATACCAAGGCTCAATGTCAAATGACCCCACAATGATGTCATGTATGTCGTATCAAAGCTCAATGTCAAATGACCCCACAATGATGTCTTGTATGTCATACCAAAGCTCAATGTCAAATGACCCCACAATGATGTCTTGTATGTCATACCAAGGCTCAATGTCAAATGACCCCACAATGATGTCATGTATGTCATATCAAAGCTCAATGTCAAGTGATCCAACGATGATGTCTACTATGTCATATCAGAGTTCCATGTCACATAACCCTACAATGGCATCTTGTCTGTCATATCAGAGCTCCATGTCAAATGACCCCACAATGATGTCTTGCATGTCATATCAAAACTCTATGTCAAGTGATCCCACAATGATGTCTTGCATGTCATATCAAAGTTCTATGTCAAGTCATCAGACACTGATGTCAAGTATGTCATATCAGAACTCCATGTCCAGTGACCCCTCAATGATGTCAAGCATGCCATATCAGAACTCCATGTCAAGTGATCCCTCAATGATGTCAAGCATGTCATATCAGAACTCCATGTCAAGTGATCCCTCAATGATGTCTAGCATGCCTTATCAGAACTCCATGTCAAGTGACCCCTCAATGATGTCTAGCATGCCATACCAGAATTTCATGTCAAGTGACCCCTCAATGATGTCAAGCATGTCATATCAAAACTCCATGTCAAGTGATCCCTCAATGATGTCTAGCATGTCATATCAGAACTCCATGTCAAGTGATCCCTCAATGATGTCTAGCATGCCATATCAGAACTCCATGTCAAGTGATCCCTCAATGATGTCAAGCATGTCATATCAAAACTCCATGTCAAGTGATCCCTCAATGATGTCAAGCATGTCATATCAAAACTCCATGTCAAGTGATCCCTCAATGATGTCAAGCATGTCATATCAGAACTCCATGTCAAGTGACCCCTCAATGATGTCAAGTATGTCATATCAGAACTCCATGTCAAGTGACCCCTCAATGATGTCAAGCATGTCATATCAGAACTCCATGTCAAGTGACCCTTCAATGATGTCAAGCATGTCATATCAGAACTCCATGTCAAGTGATCCCTCAATGATGTCAAGCATGCCATATCAAAACTCCATGTCAAGTGATCCCTCAATGATGTCTAACATGCCATATCAGAACTCCATGTCAAGTGACCCCTCAATGATGTCAAGCATGTCATATCAGAACTCCATGTCAAGTGATCCCTCAATGATGTCAAGCATGTCATATCAGAACTCCATGTCAAGTGACCCCTCAATGATGTCTAGCATGCCATATCAGAACTCCATGTCAAGTGATCCCTCAATGATGTCTAGCATGCCATATCAGAACTCCATGTCAAGTGACCCTTCAATGATGTCAAGCATGTCATATCAAAACTCCATGTCAAGTGATCCCTCAATGATGTCTAACATGCCATATCAGAACTCCATGTCAAGTGACCCCTCAATGATGTCAAGCATGCCATATCAAAACTCCATGTCAAGTGACCCCTCAATGATGTCAAGCATGTCATATCAGAACTCCATGTCAAGTGATCCCTCAATGATGTCAAGTATGTCATACCAAAACTCCATGTCCAGTGACCCCTCAATGATGTCAAGCATGCCATATCAGAACTCCATGTCAAGTGATCCCTCAATGATGTCTAGCATGCCTTATCAGAACTCCATGTCAAGTGACCCCTCAATGATGTCTAGCATGCCATATCAGAACTCCATGTCAAGTGACCCCTCAATGATGTCTAGCATGTCATACCAAAACTCCATGTCAAGTGACCCCTCAATGATGTCAAGCATGCCATATCAGAACTCCATGTCAAGTGATCCCTCAATGATGTCTAACATGCCATATCAGAACTCCATGTCAAGTGATCCCTCAATGATGTCAAGCATGTCATATCAGAACTCCATGTCAAGTGACCCCTCAATGATGTCAAGCATGTCATATCAGAACTCCATGTCAAGTGACCCCTCAATGATGTCAAGCATGCCATATCAGAACTCCATGTCAAGTGATCCCTCAATGATGTCAAGCATGCCATATCAGAACTCCATGTCAAGTGACCCCTCAATGATGTCAAGCATGCCATATCACAATTCCATGTCAAGTGACCCTTCAATGATGTCAAGCATGCCTTATCAGAACTCCATGTCAAGTGACCCTTCAATGATGTCAAGCATGCCTTATCAGAACTCCATGTCAAGTGACCCCTCAATGATGTCAAGCATGCCATACCAAAACTCCATGTCAAGTGACCCCTCAATGATGTCTAGCATGCCTTATCAGAACTCCATGTCAAGTGACCCCTCAATGATGTCAAGCATGCCATATCAGAACTCCATGTCAAGTGATCCCTCAATGATGTCAAGCATGCCATATCAGAACTCCATGTCAAGTGACCCCTCAATGATGTCAAGCATGCCATATCACAATTCCATGTCAAGTGACCCTTCAATGATGTCAAGCATGCCTTATCAGAACTCCATGTCAAGTGATCCCTCAATGATGTCAAGCATGCCATATCAGAACTCCATGTCAAGTGATCCCTCAATGATGTCTAGCATGCCTTATCAGAACTCCATGTCAAGTGACCCCTCAATGATGTCTAGCATGCCATATCAGAACTCCATGTCAAGTGACCCCTCAATGATGTCAAGCATGCCATATCAGAACTCCATGTCAAGTGATCCCTCAATGATGTCAAGCATGCCATATCAGAACTCCATGTCAAGTGACCCTTCAATGATGTCAAGCATGTCATATCAGAACTCCATGTCAAGTGATCCCTCAATGATGTCTAGCATGCCATACCAGAACTCCATGTCAAGTGATCCCTCAATGATGTCTAGCATGCCATATCAGAGCTCCATGTCAAGTGATCCCTCAATGATGTCAAGCATGCCATATCAGAACTCCATGTCAAGTGACCCCTCAATGATGTCAAGCATGCCATATCAGAACTCCATGTCAAGTGACCCTTCAGTGATGTCAAGCATGCCATATCAGAACTCCATGTCAAGTGACCCCTCAATGATGTCAAGCATGCCATATCAGAACTCCATGTCAAGTGACCCCTCAATGATGTCAAGCATGCCATATCAGAACTCCATGTCAAGTGACCCCTCAATGATGTCTAGCATGTCATACCAAAACTCCATGTCAAGTGACCCCTCAATGATGTCAAGCATGCCATATCAGAACTCCATGTCAAGTGACCCCTCAATGATGTCTAGCATGCCATATCAGAACTCCATGTCAAGTGACCCCTCAATGATGTCAAGCATGCCATATCAGAACTCCATGTCAAGTGACCCTTCAGTGATGTCAAGCATGCCATATCAGAACTCCATGTCAAGTGACCCCTCAATGATGTCAAGCATGCCATATCAGAACTCCATGTCAAGTGACCCCTCAATGATGTCTAGCATGTCATACCAAAACTCCATGTCAAGTGACCCCTCAATGATGTCAAGTATGCCATACCAGAACTCCATGTCAAGTGATCCCTCAATGATGTCAAGTGTGTCATTGTCAAACGTGATGTCGTCATACTCTagcatgatgatgtcatcatcGTCACCAGCTGCTAGTTCCTCATTAACACCTCCACCATCGTCGTCAACACCTGTAGATAGTTCATCGTCCACACCTCAGGTATCTTCGTCATCACAAGCTGCTGGTTCCTCGTCAACTCCAGTGTCATCATCGTCTACCATAGCACCAAGCTCGTCGGAAGCATCTGCTACATTAACTACATCAACAGAAATAATGCCATcaacaacaatgacaacacCGAGCTCCACACTTGCAGACACGTCAACCTCTGTAGCCATCACCCCATCTTCTGTGTCTTCTTCTGTGATGCCGTCCTCATCAGTTGTCATAGACTTCAGTGGTTTTTACGGATGCTTCCAACAAAGAGGCATAAACTTTTTAGCTAATTATGAAGTCTATAATAAAGTGTACTGTGCTGCGTCCACGATCACAGCAATTGGAGACAAACTAGCCAACTTGACCCTCCCTGATGGCAATGTGACAACCATAGACTTGACTCCTGCGTCATCATCTGTGCTTGCCACTGTCAGCCCCGTTCCCCTCAGCGCAAGCGGCCCTAACTGTTCAGCATATGACTTCACCGGACAGTCCAACGCGGAAATACTTTCTGGCCTCCAAAAGGATGTACAAACATCATTAACGTTCTTCACGTCTCAAGCCTCAGCTGAAGTTGACCAAGCAGCACAGTGTGGTGTAAACGTCCTCGGCTCCCAAGCATCGACGTACACCAGTATCATCGACACATACAAGACAAATGCCAAGGCCCAGAATGCCGAGTTCAAGGCATACTTCGAGGCGCTGTTAGCTGCACTTAAAGAAGGTGAGTGCTACTTTTATTCTAAACGTTTTATGAAAATACATGGTCAGATTTCGAATTTTACTCTTAGTTTCTATTAGAGGCTGATCGGCTGGTGATCTGATGGGTACAGGAATGGAGAGGGTGAGGGGTGACTGCTTTGTATGAGAGATATTGGAATGGGCCTTTCGGTTTGTCGACCCACTCCGCCGAGGATTTCGGAATGGTCAAAAGGCAATGTCTTGGATCAGACCTTAGAGTTATCTTCCAGAGGTTAACGTCTTTAATCAGACTGAGTCTTTTCTTTCTTGTGATACCagctgtttccatgacaacacagtAATTTATCTCACAAACGAGACTAGTTATCGTTGTTTACAATTTTGAAAAGGCAGGATTTACAGGGTGAATAAAGGGCAGATTAAAGGAAAACAAAACCACAAACCATTCAGTTGGCGCCAATCCATGTAGCCCGCCCGGAAAATTGTTAAGGTCAGCGACTCAGAGAGGTGGGTTTCAGACCAACTGAGGACGACCTCGTCCCTCTCTGACAACCAGGAATTGACAATCTTCAATTCTCATATTTGACTGGGTGATGCTTAACAAAACATTTCACGTTGCAAAATCGTATATAGGCGAAATTGTTTATGTACAGTTATTTACTTCAGCATATACATACAGCAGTTGCCTGTAAGTATCAATTTGCAACAATAAAGTTCAGATAATGAACTTACATTATTAGACAGACTGCAAGTTATTCATTATTAATCTCTTCTCGTCATCCAAATTTATCGTAAAAGCCTTGCACTTGTGCATCTGTATTCATTCATGTGATGGCGGTTTTAAGGGTGCGTataactttatggataacaactaccTATTTATCACATAGAGCTAAGTTTCAGGGTACATATGAAAGccgttatcaagctaaaagtTTTCACAATGTACGCTTCATTATTGACTCGCCAACTTGAGCAATGTTCATGAAATGAACCACTTCTCTACAAGTATTAATTAGTCATGGCTGCACTTGACTATACctctgcttgtgtgtgtgtgtgtgtgtgtgtgtgtgtgtgtgtgtggacgtaatgacgtcatcagttgTCATAGCATCGTAATCAAATGACATCGTGACTTTATGCTCAGGATACTAGTTATTACCGTAAAACGTTTGCATCATCGTGTCTCTTGGCATCAAACATAATAACTCTCCTCGCTAAAATATATAACCACGAATAAAAACACGTTTAGTGtataaatatttgtgataaaaCACTCAGTAATTTTCTTTGCATCCAGGTTTTAATCTGTTTTAACCACGTAGTTGTTATTCAGGAGATTACCACAATAATTATTtaagaaagatatctgtatgatAACCTCTACCTGTAACATGGACAGTCCAGGAACACCAAAGGATGAACAAACAAAACGTTGTACCTTGTGGCCATGAAACGCTATGAAACCGATTCCCTCCTCACTAACGAACGGTCCCACGTACTTGCATTACAACACATAGTGTTAGTTCAGTCAATCTGTTATTGATAGATATGAGGTGTTATTGGATGCTACAGGTAAATGTCAGTGTAATTATATTTACCTGTGTCATTGTAATGAAGAAACATGGTGCTACACGGTCAAATTAATCGTGATCTAAAACCATGTATTagtatatcacatgtttgtgtggcaTTCGTTCCAGTATTTAGATATGACATACCGAGATATCATCAAACATATTATGATACAGTTATAAAGATACTTAGGATTAGCTTTAGACGGTTACAGATGTAAAATGATGACATATTTCTCCTATTTCTGGAGTGTGGTTGGTATGTAACCTGTTTCCGGAGAATCGCGATCAagtaatatattataatatataatatatatttaaacgtgtatgaatgtctctgaaactagttattcataatatttcatacatttcGTTTCCATAAGTATTATTGTGTACATATCCTAATCAATAACCGGTTACGCCCTATGTATGTATTTACTGGACACCGAATAAGGTCTTGTATTACGCGCACGCTAAGGCCTTTCTTTCAAATGGCAGTGTGATTTATATAACATAGACCTGAATAATACCTTAACCGTTCGATTGAGAAAACACCATTGTTTCATAGTTGAAAATACTTTGAACTAACCATGGTTCGACTCAACCgcgggctgtggggtagcccggtgtttaaagcattcgcttgccACGCCGAAGTCCCCGAGTtcaattacccacatgggtacaaacccattcatttctggtgtccccgtcagtgatactgcaggaatattgctaaaatcaccGTTAAACTAAAAATCGTGACATTATAATTGCATTGGGATAAAACCAATGTAGGTCTATTTTACTAAATGACATGCTTTGGTCTTGCATGCCATGTACATAACCTAAGACGCACTCAGGATGTCTGCAATGCTACCTTTATTGGGACATTATTGCTTCATCTGGTGACATTTATTTCATCATATGACATCGATGTTTCTTCTTGTGACATTTATTTCATCATATGACATCGATGTTTCTTCTTGTGACATCGATGTTTCTTCTTGTGACATCGATGTTTCTTCTTGTGACATCGATGTTTCATTGATGTTTCTTCTTGTGACATCGATGTTTCTTCTTGTGACATCGATGTTTCTTCTTGTGACAATTATGTTTTTACTTGTGACATTGATGTGTCTTCTTGTGACAATTATGTTTCTTCTTATGAGAATTATGTTTCTTCTTGTGACAATTATGTTTTTACTTGTGACATTGATGTGTCTTCTTGTGACAATTATGTTTCTTCTTATGAGAATTATGTTTCTTCTTGTGACATTGGTGCTTCATCATGTTACATATATCACGTTACAGatgatatgtgtatatatacatatatacatgtgtgtgtgtatgtgtatgtatgcgtgcgagtgtgtatgtgtgtgtgcgtgcgcgcgcgcgcgtgtgtgtgtgtatgtgtgtgtgtgtgtatatatatatatatatatatct
It encodes:
- the LOC137260880 gene encoding pneumococcal serine-rich repeat protein-like codes for the protein MGFLCCGSYLEKMHIAFAVLFIVLVNHAVRTKQSSSVSGISMTMSDMSTVASASVGMSMTYSTESTYSSVDTSSVSGIYPSETSSYGMEGSSTASMWGSTETMSGLPQNSMPTMSPGYSAPPVDPTMMSCMSYQSSMSNDPTMMSCMSYQGSMSNDPTMMSCMSYQSSMSNDPTMMSCMSYQSSMSNDPTMMSCMSYQGSMSNDPTMMSCMSYQSSMSSDPTMMSTMSYQSSMSHNPTMASCLSYQSSMSNDPTMMSCMSYQNSMSSDPTMMSCMSYQSSMSSHQTLMSSMSYQNSMSSDPSMMSSMPYQNSMSSDPSMMSSMSYQNSMSSDPSMMSSMPYQNSMSSDPSMMSSMPYQNFMSSDPSMMSSMSYQNSMSSDPSMMSSMSYQNSMSSDPSMMSSMPYQNSMSSDPSMMSSMSYQNSMSSDPSMMSSMSYQNSMSSDPSMMSSMSYQNSMSSDPSMMSSMSYQNSMSSDPSMMSSMSYQNSMSSDPSMMSSMSYQNSMSSDPSMMSSMPYQNSMSSDPSMMSNMPYQNSMSSDPSMMSSMSYQNSMSSDPSMMSSMSYQNSMSSDPSMMSSMPYQNSMSSDPSMMSSMPYQNSMSSDPSMMSSMSYQNSMSSDPSMMSNMPYQNSMSSDPSMMSSMPYQNSMSSDPSMMSSMSYQNSMSSDPSMMSSMSYQNSMSSDPSMMSSMPYQNSMSSDPSMMSSMPYQNSMSSDPSMMSSMPYQNSMSSDPSMMSSMSYQNSMSSDPSMMSSMPYQNSMSSDPSMMSNMPYQNSMSSDPSMMSSMSYQNSMSSDPSMMSSMSYQNSMSSDPSMMSSMPYQNSMSSDPSMMSSMPYQNSMSSDPSMMSSMPYHNSMSSDPSMMSSMPYQNSMSSDPSMMSSMPYQNSMSSDPSMMSSMPYQNSMSSDPSMMSSMPYQNSMSSDPSMMSSMPYQNSMSSDPSMMSSMPYQNSMSSDPSMMSSMPYHNSMSSDPSMMSSMPYQNSMSSDPSMMSSMPYQNSMSSDPSMMSSMPYQNSMSSDPSMMSSMPYQNSMSSDPSMMSSMPYQNSMSSDPSMMSSMPYQNSMSSDPSMMSSMSYQNSMSSDPSMMSSMPYQNSMSSDPSMMSSMPYQSSMSSDPSMMSSMPYQNSMSSDPSMMSSMPYQNSMSSDPSVMSSMPYQNSMSSDPSMMSSMPYQNSMSSDPSMMSSMPYQNSMSSDPSMMSSMSYQNSMSSDPSMMSSMPYQNSMSSDPSMMSSMPYQNSMSSDPSMMSSMPYQNSMSSDPSVMSSMPYQNSMSSDPSMMSSMPYQNSMSSDPSMMSSMSYQNSMSSDPSMMSSMPYQNSMSSDPSMMSSVSLSNVMSSYSSMMMSSSSPAASSSLTPPPSSSTPVDSSSSTPQVSSSSQAAGSSSTPVSSSSTIAPSSSEASATLTTSTEIMPSTTMTTPSSTLADTSTSVAITPSSVSSSVMPSSSVVIDFSGFYGCFQQRGINFLANYEVYNKVYCAASTITAIGDKLANLTLPDGNVTTIDLTPASSSVLATVSPVPLSASGPNCSAYDFTGQSNAEILSGLQKDVQTSLTFFTSQASAEVDQAAQCGVNVLGSQASTYTSIIDTYKTNAKAQNAEFKAYFEALLAALKEVTGCSGTLDCAGQCNGAALFHPKCKICYGGTANVSAISDFLDCNDECNGTATTNDCGECYGGSTGRNVTYGVDSCNGQCTGRPGYVSSTDCNNECNGTAFVDSCSGQCVGGSTGRSAADFRDCNNNCNGTSVNDTCGFCVAASSAAGVTGSQYKDCNNDCYTPGTLSQMASNNTCQICVGGRTGKAATEGMDACGVCNGDNSTCTDCSGVPNGGSVLDACGLCGGDGTSCLAVTSVSLDYVPAQTARTVKVAGAGLNGATLECVAINQDTNAETAVTITQKTAQEVTISLPALAAATYKISCRQGPGQALANSTVTVTAYASSATVTSVTPTQFTISGSTQSLAFVGSGFVVNHTYCHVKVGAAAETTFLASVTDGSNAACDVTHPTTSSEILVALSLNRVDKLASDTTVTAQAAAPTASAAFTNSGDKVVVTFSAPVATASLTSCAAVFQDVSSLGSSATCSFQSRTVMLIESTTVAIGSSLTFKTGAVKAFGEAHAIAASATITLAKGSNPLRPTGNIRGPTKLGTCSDLSVDALRSTGGGGRALTYTWAVSPSTGLTLTGQGTAVLLVTGTTSGSTYTVTLTVCNFMNECDNTPTLTVQKVPTAIPDVYVTASVDVANVLVSEGFELTADATLTSCVDDTLLFSWSFSDSRVNTNTVDLTRRVYNVRSGDFPGGVTITATVTVSLASDTTRTTTASISLVTKSTALVAFIKGSDTVTIGTQAGQLSLDGSDSRDPDGAPGSLTYEWSCVEQLASSTATCLDPTGATFPTASERTTATLTIATSRLPGGKTYVFTLTVSKSSGSSTRSNSASVTVVTIDGTPPKVLFRDLAGGNKINRGDIFTVRAIIESSTTVTATWESVVTDGYGFLDLTNANNLQTPSTVTASTSTTFVTVLSIKAGILQRGTNYRFKCTVTDSNGKISVATKDVYVYNGVTSCSLSAPSSYQQLDPMSLSVSKCFTDSDGIPLTYTLYQVVGGVDTSVPLSTTQDSGQFTVPVGPRADASGRNVFAVQVCAKNGGCAVYKTGDVTVTAATAAALAAKQTSVISNTDTLKKEGKPLQAALALSIYIAALQGSTSRRRRSVDEALDRQRRSTVVTTQLATLQISLVNTTLNTMQLKESEGNTLLGILGALPSTTVSDSDMLVVTAFYVTITTYFQTNSIKIPAASVQHIHAWTSALKARSVTGSDVTDLASKIATAARLGYRLDESQTFTLPQSTQRYMYVIPGSGHVSKGTNGTTISFGDTLRKRFASWTCSSGTCEGVGVEITTSNTDVDPYSTTSDDIKRRSSDVVDILLIDPVSGVPLSSITGLSAPVVLTFVVTRPQSGSTQSCKYWNTLSARWETDGVSVTAQSTTSVTCTSDHLTGFATFGEPTTASSRNQTGLIVGIVFGGIIAMCVIVGVAIVIALAVNKKNKVNIVEAISPPLRAEP